Genomic segment of Apium graveolens cultivar Ventura chromosome 7, ASM990537v1, whole genome shotgun sequence:
TAGCTAGTAAGAAATTAAAAGCCAAGTGAGTATCTATACAAAGCATGATCAAACATGACCGATTGTTCTTCACACTTAGTGGATTATGAAGGCATGTAGTAGCGTCGGGGACGAAGACAAGGTGTCATTCGAATCATTATCACTACAAGAAATCTGaccatttacgacggtttttttgaactgaaatcgtcgtaattgagccaaTTACGATGGAAAAAAATCGTCGTTTTTGGTCGAGTattggtcgagtagtaagttcgttttttcgtcacaagataaaattgcgtcgTAAGTTGGTGAACGTGGGCCCACATTAacaatttaataataaataaacttACGACGAAAATATTCGTCGTATGTTGTTAACATCCGACGGAAAAAATCGTCAGTTTAAATATTTTGGGACCCACCTTTAATAAATTACTAAAACAATACAATGAACAATCTTCATAAATAACCCAGAATTTCCGTCATAAGTTTTATTCTGAAAAAGGATATTCTGGTTCCACCCATTCAACTTTCAAATTAAATTCTAAATACAATTGAATCCCAATTCAACacaaaattaaaatttgaattttataaCAAGCAATTATGCACACAATTATACAAATCAAAAGTTGAAAATACCATAATTTACATAAATATTCTCATAGCCACAAAACTTCTAGTATAATATTTAACCTTTCGATATGTAATACAAAAATGTAAATACCATTATACAACTGAGCAGTAGTTTCAGGTGCGGTACCAGCAACTTCACTATAATCCGCTTGTTGCACAGGCATGTTGTATGCTTGAGTCTGTCTAGCAGGCACATAGTACACTGGGTATTGCTGCTCAACTGCAGGATGGTGAGAATGTTGTGGTTGCTGGGAAGAATATACACGATAGTATGCTTGCATTGGCACTGCTCCCATGGGAAGAAGTTGGACATACTGCGAACCAGCATGAATGAACTGAGGTTGCTGCAACTAAGGATGACGTTGCGGATAATATTGAGTCGGCAACAAATACCCAGTCTTGATATTGTTGTTGCATATGCATTCTTGAATCAGTGATCTTCTGTTCAACAGGATTAGTAGTAACCCTACTTTGAACAGGTGCATATTGCACATTTGGGTCTTGATACATCATAGGCCTTTGGCGAGACAATGGGTTTGTAATGCTAGTGTCACTACACAAATAAAAAACACAATAGCTCAACTGATAGCAGTTCAAAGACAACTATAAATACAAACATAATGCAATGCGTTAAATCTCTTAAAAATTAACAACTTGAAACATCAACTTACACAGGGCATTTGAGCAACCTGGCATAATCTAGCAATAACGACTACAATTAACCAGTTTCATAGCATATAGGCACATAATTAAAACATATATTAATTAGGCACCGTGCACCGTAAACTAGCATATCGAACATTTAATTATGAATATTTTACCCTATACCGCACAAATTTCATTCCATTTTTATTCACTCGACCAAACCCAACTCTATTTAAACCCACTGTCTCCCTTCctcacctctctctctctctcaccttaATATATAGCATCTATCTATTTCTCTACTCAATCTATCAAAAAGTTATACCAATCAACTTCAAAACATTTTGCAAGGTTTAACTGTATAAGTCGGAAGATATTTTTATTGAACATTGATCACCTGAATCGAGTGATTGAAAAACCCGCTCATTAGCTTCATTAAGTACATGAGAGCAAGTATTAATAACTCAAAACCTTTGCAGAGGCTCAAAGTGCAAAGAGTGTCCATGATTTATACATTTGTATAAATGATGGCTGCTCTAACAGGCTCTCCGAACCAACGCCCAAGTGAATTTGCTGAAGGAAGTGAAGGCCTAATTAACAACAGATACACTTTATAAGATATATTTCAGAATAATATGTATCCTAGTTGCAAACTTTGTAACAGTTATTTACAAAACTTTACTCACGAGATATCAAGTGCAATTGATAACTGGCTATGATGCTCACATAGAATACGAAAGGAATTCCATAATTCCCAAGAGTCCATCTGTTCTCTCTAAAAGAAAAAACAAGAGCACTTATAAAATGACAGTTAAATGGCattcttcatatatatatatatatatatacagaaaattttgaaaaaaattcaGTAAGACGAAAATTACTCTCATCAAGGAGGACATACAATAGTAAGCTATTTTCCTGCTGAAGGCACCCAAACCTAACTCAAAAGATATCTTGAAAAGAGGACCATTTTGGTAATGTACAGCATATACATAATGCTCAAAACAAAAAATTAATTAGACTCTTCATCATTAACACTAGACAAAAAACGAACTAGCACGCCATGCTTGCAACCACGCAACATTTATCAGTACGACTACACTTAATTCATTTTCAAATTAATTGGAATCTAGGACCACTAATTGGACTCGGTGTATTTTCAAATTCATTTTCGTTTGCTTGAAATTGAAGAGAGTTGTGGTTGTGATTCGACACTGTTACTGATCAAGCTGAGAATAGAACAAGATACATAAAGATAAGGATGGTGTGGCATTGAGAAGGAAGGTGAAGGAGTGCGGGATTGTGAGATTTAATGTTTAGGGGAAGAGCAAGGCACAGAGGAAATAGGGTTATGATGATTAATGGGCTTATGGGCCGATCCGTTAAATAGCTGGGGTTTTTTACTATAATTTAGCTCATGTTTTGTTAATAAATGATATTTAACAAATTTAAATAAGATTTTTTTTGTCGTTAAATAAGAATGATAAATGTCTAATTAGAAGAAATAATAAGGTACAAAATGATAATTTACTATTTAACATTATATTTATGTTGAATAATACATTCGTTTAATTAAAAAATGCAAAGGTTTTATCGAAAGTAACGGGGTTCGTGATAATTTGATCACTGAAACATACATGAAATTTTATTTGATgtgtcattttaacagtcaaacatgagtttgacttATACAACTAACTAGTATTTAGTCCTCAATTtatgtttcaattattttaaaaatatttttcatcaatccaactatatggatgtcaatagatacatatattagtgatataaccaaagttacatatcaaaataattttatttggtttgtcattttaacaatcaagcatGAATGTGACTTGTACAACTAATtggtgtttagtcctgaatttgtatatcgattattttaaaaatatttttcatcgatcctGCCGTATGGATGtgaatagatatatatattagtgatataaccaaaatttcatatcaaaataattttatctagtttgtcattttaacagtcaagtattagtttgactagtacggCTAGCTaatgtttaatcctgaattgatgttttgattattttaaaaatattttcaaacgatccaaccgtatggatttcaatagatatatatatatattaggggttgagttctatggagtccacctttttatcggagtcctcggagtccatctacgttctgcaaataaaatatattgtaaaacgtgttattttgcaaaacatgttacacaaatagcataacttcaacaaaatcatgcaaatctcatatatttacggtacaatatatatgttctgcaatatgttctgcaacatgaacatttatgttctgcaaactaaacatgttttgtagaatatatatttttgcaatgttctgcttgtaaaatgtatgcaatctacaagatttttgatagaatagtgatgtttgtcgaaaaataatatattttgcaatattttaagctatattttacttgcagaacatatatggactccgaggactccaattaaaggtggactccatagaactttactctatatattagtgatatgaccaaaatttcatatcaaaataattttatttggtttgacattttaacaatcaagcattagtttgactagtacggCTAGCTaatgtttaatcctgaattagtgttacgactattttaaaaatatttttcaacgatctaactgtatggatgtcaatggatatatatatattagtgatataaccaaaatttcatatcaaaataattttattttgtttgacattttaacagtcaaacatcagtttgactagtacaactaactagtattGAATCTTAAATTattgtttcgattattttaaaaatatttttcaacgatccaactgtatcGATGTCAATAGATAcatatattagttatataaccaaaattttatataataataattttatttggtttaacattttaacagtcaagtatcagtttgactagtacaactaactactattgaatcttgaattagtgtttcgattattttaaaaatatttgtcaacgatccaaccgtatggatgtgaatagatatatatattagtgatgtaaccaaagtttcatatcaaaatagttttatttggtttgccattttaacagttaaacgtcagtttgactagtacaactaactagtgtttaatcctaaattggtgtttcgattattttactaatatttttcaacgatccaaccgtatggatgtaaatagatatatatatatatattagtgatataaccaatatttcatatcaaaataaatttatttggtttcacattttaacagtcaaacattagtttgactagtacaattatctagtgtttagttctgaatttgtgttactactattttaaaaatatttttcaacgatctaaccatatggatgtaaatatatatatatatatattagtgatataaccaaaatttcatatcaaaataattttatctgctttgtcattttaacagtcaagtattagtttgactagtacaactagctaatgtttaatcctgaattggtgttttgattattttaaaaatattttcaaacgatccaaccgtatggatttcaatagatatatatattagtgatataaccaaaatttcatatcaagataattttatttggtttgacattttaacattcaaacatcagtttgactagtacagttAACTAAtgtttacttctgaatttgtgtttcgattattttaaaaatatttttcaacgatccagcCGTATAgatgtaaatagatatataaattagtgatataaccaaaatttcatatcaaaataattttatttggtttgacattttaacagtcaaagatcagtttgactagtacatgtaagtagtgtttaatcctgaattgatgtttcgattattttaaaaatatttttgaacgattcaaccgtacggatgtcaaaacatatacatattagtgatataaccaaattttcatatcaaaataattttatttggttcgtcattttaacagtcaatcatcagtttgactagtacaactaactagtgtttacttttgcattgatgtttcgattattttaaaaatatttttgaatgatccaaccgtatggatgtaaatatatatatatatatatatatatatattagtgatataaccaaaatttaatgtcaaaatatttttatctggtttgccattttaacagtcaaacatcagtttgactagtactgttaactagtgtttaatcatgagttgatgtttcgattattttaaaaatatttttgaacgatccaaccgtatggatgtcaatatatatatatatatatatatattagtgatataaccaaaatttcatatcaaaataattttagttggtttgtcattttaacagtcaaacattagtttgactagtgcAACTAACTAGTATTTACCGCCaaaattttggggaaaaagttaaatttcTCTCTTtaataacttacgacgaattttaatttccgtcgtaaattggaTGTTCAATATTTTCCCCGCCAAAAATTTGGGAAAAAggttaaatttccctctttgataacttacgacgaattttaatttccgtcgtaaatttgaCGATCCGATTTTTTCCATCGCATATATTTCGTTGTAAATTttgattaaatatttttttttcaatttcaagttaaaattttaataaaaataattaacttacgaagaaatgtttaaatcgtcgcaacttcaaataatttttatttttgtttaatcgTGCTGTGcataaatttattaataaaatactaaacttacgacggttttgtgtttcgtcataaataattacgacgttttacttttttccgtcgtaagttgggcgCACATTTTTTTCCGTCATAAGTTGGCCGTCGTAATTGACCTATTTTGTTGTAGTGTATAGTAATCTAAAGTTCAATTTAACAaggtttaaattttgaaaaaacgtataaatatattaaaaaaatattaaaatcttaaaaatataaaaaaaatcaatatatatttatatattaataaattttatttgtatATGGTATCTTGAAAAGAAACAAAAACTTTACTTATTTTGttcaaatttaaaaaatttatgtcaataaaattaaaaataaatagtaaatatttagcaaaaaaaaaatagtaaataatttttaaaatctaaatatGTTATTTGAAATACAATTTTCATATATTTTTGTTTGGTCGCGGTAATATTCAAAAAATAtgtaaaattttataaaaaactatttttatatCTCGAACATATATTTTAGCGCATCTATTTGACATTACTAATATTTTATAATTCAAATGATATTTCATTAATATCGGTGAACATATAATAAGTTCATCATTTTAGTAATCAAATTGATATTTAACCGTTTTTAAATATGATCaataaaaaagagaaaaaagTTCATGAGGTTCTCAAGAACTTTTTTGAGATAATATTAAAAGAATACAAGTATAACACATTGCATGTGTTATATAAGTgttaagaaaataaaataatcaaaaattATGTTATCAAAAAAGTGAACAATTTTTTGATTTGATATACATACATATCATATCTCACGAAGTTCTGAGATAACCTGAGAACTTTATTCtcgatgaaaaataaaaaatgacAAAATAATGGTATTGGGTGATTTCCGACTTTTATTTGCTTTTTTATATACACAAAAAATATAAAAACCAGCAAGATTATTATTTTCTATCATGAAATTGCACTACAAGAAAACATGACAAAACAGACCACACATAACCGACCGACGTCGATTTGGCCTCGTTAAAACCGACCATCCACTGTGGTCGGTTATAACAGTAAAAAACGACGACGTTTTGTTGACGTGGCACACATAAAACTGACCACGTCCTTGTGGTCGGTTATAACAACTACAAACGACGTACTTTTGATGATGTGGCATACTTAAAACCGTCCACTGTAAGGTGGTCGGTTATAATGCTTACCTTCTTCGTTTAATCGATTTTAGAacaaatataaattaaaaaaaatataaaaaaatgtacCGGTTATAGATAGAACGGTGccgtttatttatttattataaccgACCGTTGTCGGTCGGTTTTAATCTATTTTTTTTGTTATATCTCTCATTTGTTGAAATTGGGCAAAATATAAAAAAACAAAGAGGGAGAATTGAATTGAAGTGGAGTGGAGGAGTAATAGAGAAATTATAAGTTTTTCTCATTTATTATAATCAATTTGTGTGTGTGTATTAAATGTTGTATTGAAtgtgtttaatttttttatgagAATTGTTTGTGTTTGTTGTATGTAATAAAtgtgtttgtgtttgttttaTGTATTTAAAATGTTGTTTTGGTAtgtatatattgaatatttttaatttgtTATGAAATGCATGTTAAGTATATGTTAATTGTGTTTTTTATGTTAAATACATATTATTGTAGATGGAAATCATTGATCGAAGTTGGATTGGTAATCAATTGTAAAGTGATAAATTTCATTGAATCCGGAATATAGAATTGGTgtagaaatatttttaaaatttgctCGTGAGAATGGAATGGAAGAAAATGGTGCAATGAAGTGTCCTTATAAACgttgtaaaaatttgaattggtTAAATATTAACGATGTTGTATTGTATTGTTAATTTCTATTATTacatttaattttatttttatgtaTTATAAAATGTAGAGGGGTGTATTCAATTGGGATTTCAAAGGATttttttggattttgaaaattttgggtATTCAATTTATATTCtaaaaaatcctttaaaatctgatCGTATAGGGACATTTGCATGCGCGCCACGCGTGCTATCAAAAATCTCTATATGGTTGTTAtttcttgatatatttaatcaaattctgtttcagattatttatggaatagagtagcttgcaagtattacaccgatttcataattaatgatatttaattatgaaaaagAGTACCGCACAAGTCTATttacacctatataaacacctctaggGCGTTAGGGTTAGATACACAAAAAAACAcattcgcctctaaacacaaaaTCTTACCTCTCTCTCCTCCGGTGATAATTTCTTGCTCTGTTTCAAGCTCGCTGAGAGTGTTGTTCTACATCACTGCAAtccgttttatcctgggaggctttTCGCTCGCACACGACGATGAGGGTTAATAAGCTTTAAGGAGACAATTCCGCACTGGACTAGGATTATATCCTTCTCTCCTCTTTTATGTTACTCTGTTTGTTCATTTTgttcacacacacatacacatattgGTTTGTTTCTGCACAGATTGTATAACACTAACTACATACTATACTACAATGCATAGTGTGTAAACTTTAAAGTGGTAATCTTATTGATTTCTAATTTAGTACGGTCTCATATATCTTTGCATGATAGAATTTATAACAACCACTTCTTTAGTATGTAGTTAGTATTCTTATTAGGTCTCATGTTCCAAAGAAAAGTTCATCAAATAACTAATCTTCAATTTAACGATAAGATACTGCCGGTTTAATTTTGATGTACCATATGAAATCCAGTTTTTAGTATATTTGTTAAAATCTTAATATTGAAAATTCATTTTGCTAAAAACTAATTCATGATAGTTAATCATTCATGCAGTATCGTTTTATTAGTCCCCTTCATATATAATAGTAGCCCTTTAGTAATCCTCAATTTGATCGTCAAAATTTTGTCTGTCATTATTGGACATTTTAAGCATAGTCAAACATTTCCAAAAATGTCAATAAACATCATATTGTACTTGGTATAAGAGTATAACAAAAAGCTATGACTTACGTAGATGAATATTTTTTGCCACTAAACTATACTCGTTAAGGATCATAATTGAGATAATATACATGTTATATTAATTTACAAAGCATTCGGAATGTTACTAAGTTCACTTCTTCTAATCGTCAATTACTTAACGCTGAAATCTTTTTGGCGAATATATTCACCGACATTGATGTCTTATTTTAATCAAGCAAAACTTTCCTGTATTTTTCTTTGAAAATGACAATTATATTTTTTGGTGCATCTTTACGTATTTTTATTTGTTCGTTAATTTAATTAAGACGTCATTATCTCGCAATACGATATAACGTTTTtttcatttatataaaattttacgTTTAAAAATTGGCTGATAATAATAATAAGTTTGCGTAACGCGGGCAAAAATCCCTAGTTAATATACACTTTGATGGATACTAATAACTGAAAACAAATTTTATCGAGAATAGAAATCAATAAGTAATTGAAAACAAAATTTGCTCAAAATAGAAGTCAAATTGTACAAAGTTTGGTAGTTTGCTAGACCTAGTTGTAATCGAGTTCTTGTTGGTTATTAGTTCAAAACACATATAAATTAGAATTCAAGAAATTGATCCTGCTTAAATAACCGAGATAGTACTCTGCCTTAAGAAACTATCTGATCATGAGCTCTGACAATTGGAATAATCTTCCTAAAGATCTTCTCATAGATATAGTTCAACGCCTGACTTGTCTAGAGGATTATTTTACATCTATTGTTGTCTGCAAATCATGGAATTCAGTAGCCCTCGAAGCTGTTGCGAGTTTAGCAGACTCTGTTATTGCTGAGAAGCCTTGGTGGCTTCTTCTCAGGTCTGATACGACAACTCCTATGCTTCTTCTTGCTGAAGAGGTTGCACCGGGTTCTATACGTTATGATACTGAATTTGACTTAAATCGAGATTATGCCTACGACAAAGACGGATTTTATATCGATGATGAAGATCACGATAAAGACACCATTCGCGGTTATGATTATTTAAAGAATTCAGTAGGTACTAGTCGTGGTTTATACAGTCTTTCTTCGATGAAAACGTATAATATTGAGTTGCCAGAAGCTGCTGGGAAACTAATATTAGGAACTAGTAAAGGATGGTTGCTAACTCTAGGTAGAGATTTGCAAATCAATCTGTTGCATCCTCTTTTGAGGCGTCAAATCTCACTTCCACCAATGAATATGTTTACTGCACCGACTGCATATCTTCCGCGTGCAGGATTTACTAAAGAACACACCAGTGAACATTTTATCCGAAAAGTTGCTATGTCTTCTGAATTACCACAGAAAAAGACCGATCTTAGCTCTTTAAGTCACCACTCTACACGGTCGCCTATTGTAATGGTTGTCTATCATCGTATAGGTATTTTAGGTTTTGCTAGATCGGGAGATAAAAGGTGGACTGATGTCAGAGTTTGTTCTGACGGCTTCCACGATATTGTTTACCACAAAGGAAAGTTTTACGCCGTAGACTTTCAGGGAAATATATACTTGTGTTGTATTGACGTTGATGAAAAGAGAGAATGGCCAAGAGCCACCAAAATTGCATCTATTAAAACCAACAATAACCAACAAAAGTACTTGGCCGAACCATTGTCAGGATCTGGTCTTTTGCTAGTTGTGCGCTATGACAGGGATAAGTTGATAAAAAGAAATCGTGTCCGAGCATCCAAGTATCGTACAACTAATTTTGAGGTGTGGCGGTTGGAACTTGAATATTGTAATTCTCTTAGAATTCCATCATGTACTTTGACCCCAGTGAATAACTTGGGGAATGAAGCAATATTTATCGGCAGAGCTTCATCACTATGTGTACCATCATCAGACATCATAAAGCCAAACTCCATATACTTTACAGATGACCACCACCAAGTCTTCATCCGTTTAGGAGGTGGCCATGACATGGGGATCTTCGACATAGAACATCGCACCATTGAACCTCATTATCAAGGAAAATCCATCCATTGCATCTCCCCTCCGCTTTGGTACATCTAAATTGTGCAAAGTCACCCTGCAATTTGTTTGGCTAGTTAgaaattatatacattattattTTTTATCCTTTTCTTCAAACTTCCTATAATCATCCTTTGTTATGTACTGTTAAATGAAAGAAAATTATCAGGTTTATGTTATTTCCTCAGTTTTTCCTACTTTGTTCTGTAATAGAAGCTACATTTTCTTAATATCCATTCTCTTAACACTTTGTACATGTATATGCACGGAGTTGCGACCTCCCG
This window contains:
- the LOC141673132 gene encoding putative F-box protein At5g55150, whose translation is MSSDNWNNLPKDLLIDIVQRLTCLEDYFTSIVVCKSWNSVALEAVASLADSVIAEKPWWLLLRSDTTTPMLLLAEEVAPGSIRYDTEFDLNRDYAYDKDGFYIDDEDHDKDTIRGYDYLKNSVGTSRGLYSLSSMKTYNIELPEAAGKLILGTSKGWLLTLGRDLQINLLHPLLRRQISLPPMNMFTAPTAYLPRAGFTKEHTSEHFIRKVAMSSELPQKKTDLSSLSHHSTRSPIVMVVYHRIGILGFARSGDKRWTDVRVCSDGFHDIVYHKGKFYAVDFQGNIYLCCIDVDEKREWPRATKIASIKTNNNQQKYLAEPLSGSGLLLVVRYDRDKLIKRNRVRASKYRTTNFEVWRLELEYCNSLRIPSCTLTPVNNLGNEAIFIGRASSLCVPSSDIIKPNSIYFTDDHHQVFIRLGGGHDMGIFDIEHRTIEPHYQGKSIHCISPPLWYI